The Christiangramia flava JLT2011 genome has a segment encoding these proteins:
- a CDS encoding DUF4097 family beta strand repeat-containing protein gives MKTIRLNYAFVFLLFIAAGAVAQTKKLSKTYQTPGDVKIEIDSRHTNVIIENWDRNEVQIEAILDGDTGNKENTQKILEAWDLSTSSSNGVVKIKSGGNLNMNAMDMNFNFDMAGLEKPLAQLPAIMEPLMNNLVGPILENISANPLPPELSENLKSIKFDYDAYKKDGDKYLEKWEAEMDKKFGKDFEVKMEKWAKEMEKDSEKFSKEYEVKMEAWSKDFEKDMEAWGEEFGKKMEAWGEEFGKQMEAQFAGKEAEMKVMEEVMTSKKTIRLKVPKDAKLELNVRHGELKLGSVTKNLKAELSHSRLSANRIEGKGTNIKAAYTPVSINTWEYGVLSTDFVQHCKIDKAVSIKLNSNSSDVVINQLQKTGILSGSFGKLNINNLGSGFENLNITLENSDLELSIPDAAFNFTYDGTQSKIKYPKSITLKSSKSYDTETLSGYNKSQNANGSISIKANFSDVLVN, from the coding sequence ATGAAAACTATCAGGCTTAATTATGCTTTTGTATTCCTGCTCTTCATCGCGGCAGGAGCCGTTGCCCAGACCAAGAAACTGAGCAAAACCTATCAGACGCCGGGCGATGTGAAGATCGAAATTGACTCGCGGCATACCAATGTGATTATCGAAAACTGGGATCGCAACGAGGTACAAATCGAAGCCATCCTCGATGGTGATACCGGGAATAAGGAAAACACGCAGAAAATCCTGGAAGCATGGGATCTTAGCACCTCTTCATCAAATGGTGTGGTTAAGATCAAATCTGGCGGGAACCTGAATATGAATGCCATGGATATGAACTTCAATTTTGATATGGCCGGCCTGGAGAAACCACTGGCGCAGCTTCCGGCGATCATGGAACCACTCATGAACAACCTGGTTGGACCCATCCTGGAAAATATTTCGGCGAACCCGCTTCCGCCGGAACTTTCAGAAAATCTGAAAAGCATCAAGTTCGATTATGATGCCTATAAAAAAGACGGCGATAAATACCTGGAAAAATGGGAAGCAGAAATGGATAAGAAATTCGGAAAGGATTTCGAGGTGAAGATGGAGAAATGGGCCAAGGAAATGGAAAAAGATTCCGAAAAGTTCAGCAAGGAATACGAGGTCAAAATGGAAGCCTGGAGCAAGGATTTCGAAAAAGACATGGAGGCCTGGGGCGAAGAATTTGGGAAGAAAATGGAAGCCTGGGGGGAAGAATTCGGAAAGCAAATGGAAGCACAGTTTGCGGGAAAAGAAGCCGAAATGAAGGTGATGGAAGAGGTGATGACCTCCAAAAAAACCATTCGGTTAAAAGTACCTAAAGATGCCAAACTGGAGCTGAATGTACGCCATGGAGAACTGAAATTGGGAAGTGTTACCAAAAACCTGAAAGCCGAGCTGTCTCACAGCCGGCTTTCAGCTAACCGAATAGAAGGGAAGGGAACCAATATTAAGGCGGCCTACACGCCGGTAAGTATCAACACCTGGGAATATGGGGTGTTGTCAACAGATTTTGTACAACATTGTAAAATCGACAAGGCTGTGAGCATTAAGCTGAATTCCAATTCCAGTGATGTGGTGATCAACCAGCTTCAGAAAACCGGTATTTTGAGTGGATCTTTTGGGAAACTTAATATTAATAACCTGGGAAGCGGATTTGAAAACCTGAACATTACCCTGGAAAACAGCGATCTGGAATTGTCTATTCCGGATGCTGCTTTCAATTTCACCTATGACGGTACCCAAAGCAAGATTAAATATCCAAAATCGATTACGTTGAAATCTTCCAAATCGTACGACACGGAAACTTTGAGCGGTTACAATAAGTCCCAGAATGCCAACGGAAGCATTAGTATTAAAGCAAATTTCAGCGATGTATTGGTAAATTGA
- a CDS encoding peptidoglycan DD-metalloendopeptidase family protein, giving the protein MQSFSDFLDTISSEFTPVVKGFDRQDYAAIDLSANNRDLLKLEVASSAAFSVYITEFLKNRGKQAAYGGYNELRTLYNRSELFNNTASNRNIHIGLDIWVPEGTEILAPLPSRIHSFQDNDHFGDYGPTIILEHEVTGRKFFTLYGHLSRQSLENLEIGQELQKGSSFATLGDRQENGDYAPHLHFQIMESLQGKAGDYPGVVQREELDFYLKNCPDPNLLLKI; this is encoded by the coding sequence ATGCAGAGCTTTTCCGATTTTTTAGATACGATTTCTTCAGAATTTACGCCGGTTGTAAAAGGCTTTGATCGCCAGGATTATGCAGCGATAGACCTTTCAGCAAACAATCGGGATCTTCTCAAACTGGAAGTTGCCTCCTCGGCGGCTTTTTCTGTTTATATTACCGAATTTTTAAAGAACCGCGGAAAGCAGGCGGCTTATGGCGGCTATAATGAATTAAGAACGCTTTACAACCGCAGTGAGCTCTTCAATAATACCGCTTCTAACAGGAATATCCATATTGGGCTCGATATCTGGGTGCCGGAAGGAACCGAGATCCTTGCCCCGCTACCTTCCAGGATTCATAGTTTTCAGGATAATGATCATTTTGGGGATTACGGCCCAACCATCATCCTGGAGCATGAAGTAACCGGAAGAAAATTCTTCACACTTTACGGGCATTTAAGCAGGCAGTCTTTGGAAAACCTGGAAATTGGGCAGGAACTTCAAAAAGGTTCTTCGTTTGCGACTTTGGGCGACCGGCAGGAAAATGGTGATTATGCTCCCCATTTGCATTTTCAGATTATGGAGTCGTTGCAGGGAAAAGCTGGAGATTATCCCGGGGTGGTGCAGCGGGAGGAATTGGATTTCTACCTTAAGAATTGCCCGGATCCCAACCTACTTCTGAAAATTTAA
- a CDS encoding DUF4199 domain-containing protein: MKKFAIEIKWGIIFTIVALLWMFLEKQLGWHDELIAKQAIYTNFFGIIAIIVYVLAIRDKKKNFYQGDMTWTQGFISGMVVSVVVAILSPLAQYISLEVISPEYFPNVIDYAVENGSMTRENAEAYFNLKSYIIQSFFFSLVVGIVTSAIIALFLRSRK; this comes from the coding sequence ATGAAAAAGTTTGCGATCGAGATCAAATGGGGAATTATTTTCACCATTGTTGCCCTACTCTGGATGTTCCTGGAGAAACAGCTGGGCTGGCATGATGAATTAATTGCCAAACAGGCTATTTACACCAATTTCTTCGGAATAATAGCCATCATCGTTTACGTTTTGGCGATTCGCGATAAAAAGAAGAATTTTTATCAGGGCGATATGACATGGACCCAGGGATTCATTTCGGGAATGGTCGTAAGCGTTGTGGTTGCCATCTTGTCTCCGCTGGCGCAGTATATTTCTCTGGAAGTCATTTCCCCGGAATATTTTCCAAACGTTATAGATTACGCCGTGGAAAACGGCAGTATGACTCGCGAAAATGCCGAAGCGTACTTCAACCTGAAATCATATATCATCCAGTCGTTCTTCTTCTCACTGGTAGTTGGGATCGTCACTTCAGCGATCATTGCACTGTTTCTTCGCTCCAGGAAATAA
- a CDS encoding DUF6249 domain-containing protein: MGSEVIILPIIFGVIFGIYYLYISARNRERLALIEKGAEASIFYSKKKHITPVWKVIVINLGLLLMGIGIGIFVANLLTEIGINSDVAFPGTIFLLAGIGLLTGFFVTKKLSADS; this comes from the coding sequence ATGGGATCTGAAGTAATCATTTTACCAATCATTTTTGGCGTCATTTTCGGCATTTATTACCTGTACATCAGTGCCAGAAACCGCGAACGCCTGGCGCTTATTGAAAAGGGAGCGGAAGCCAGTATTTTTTACAGCAAAAAGAAGCACATCACTCCGGTTTGGAAGGTCATCGTGATTAACCTTGGGTTATTACTCATGGGTATCGGGATTGGGATTTTCGTTGCCAACCTGCTTACTGAAATTGGTATCAATAGCGACGTGGCTTTCCCGGGTACCATTTTCCTGCTGGCTGGTATAGGTTTACTTACCGGGTTCTTTGTGACCAAAAAACTGAGCGCCGATTCTTAG
- a CDS encoding RNA polymerase sigma factor, producing MNDNADHLVIEKVLAGDLQAYGELVERYQDFVFTNCLRILKSREEAEEVAQDSFLKAFHSLKSFRGDSKFSTWLYRIAYHKSLDKLKKLNREQHFQVVEEITESDSAGLENGLDCLLREERLALVEEAVKSLPEIDAAIINYYYFDELPVKEIATITALSEDNIKIRLYRGRKQLFSYLKQYINPEISRNNGKAI from the coding sequence ATGAACGATAACGCTGACCATCTAGTTATTGAAAAAGTGCTGGCCGGAGACCTCCAGGCTTATGGCGAGCTGGTGGAGCGTTACCAGGATTTTGTGTTTACCAATTGTCTTCGGATCCTGAAGAGTCGGGAAGAAGCGGAAGAAGTAGCGCAGGACAGTTTTCTGAAGGCATTTCATTCGTTGAAAAGTTTTCGGGGAGATTCGAAATTCTCCACCTGGCTGTACCGGATCGCATACCACAAATCCCTGGATAAGTTGAAGAAATTGAATAGGGAGCAGCACTTTCAGGTCGTGGAAGAAATCACTGAAAGTGATTCCGCCGGACTGGAAAACGGGCTTGATTGCCTGTTGCGGGAGGAGCGGCTGGCATTGGTGGAAGAGGCGGTGAAATCGTTGCCAGAGATCGATGCAGCAATCATCAATTATTATTATTTTGACGAATTGCCGGTAAAGGAAATTGCAACGATCACGGCACTAAGCGAAGACAATATTAAAATTAGGTTATACAGGGGACGGAAACAGCTGTTTTCCTACCTGAAACAGTATATTAATCCTGAAATTTCAAGAAATAATGGAAAAGCGATTTAA
- the secA gene encoding preprotein translocase subunit SecA gives MSFLDSVLKVFVGDKSKKDIKEIQPLVNKIKALEPEMEKLSLDQLRDKTAQFKKKIHDSTADVDGQVEKLTKEADETDDITRKEDIYAEIDALKEQAYQISEGILNDILPEAFAVVKETAKRFFHNPQLRVTASAFDREISAEKDYVNLDGDDAIWNNSWDAAGKAVTWDMIHYDVQLIGGIAMHQGKIAEMQTGEGKTLVATLPVYLNALTGRGVHLVTVNDYLAKRDSAWMAPLFEFHGLRVDCIDYHRPNSAARRKAYNADITYGTNNEFGFDYLRDNMSHSPDDLVQRFHNYAIVDEVDSVLIDDARTPLIISGPVPKGDTHEFMELKPAISNIVEVQKKYLTKVLAEARRLIKEGDTKEGGFQLLRVYRGLPKNKALIKFLSEEGVKQLLQKTENHYMQDNNREMPKVDSELYFVIEEKNNQIDLTDKGIEFLSGKDDPDFFVMPEIGMEIAKIENEGLSKEEEAEKKEELFRDYSVKSERIHTLRQLLKAYTLFEKDTEYVVIDNKVKIVDEQTGRIMEGRRYSDGLHQAIEAKENVKIEDATQTFATVTLQNYFRMYNKLSGMTGTAVTEAGEFWEIYELDVVEIPTNRPIARQDKDDLVYKTKREKYNAVIDHVTDLSRAGRPVLIGTTSVEISELLSRMLKLRNVPHNVLNAKLHKKEADIVAEAGKSGVVTIATNMAGRGTDIKLTPDVKEAGGLAIIGTERHDSRRVDRQLRGRSGRQGDPGSSQFYVSLEDNLMRLFGSERIAKLMDRMGLEEGEVIQHGMISKSIERAQKKVEENNFGVRKRLLEYDDVMNAQREVIYKRRYHALFGERLRVDLANMIFDIAESIVETNKAAEDYKNFEFELIRNFSMSSPVSEEEFKKMNSQKLAGEIYKAAYKHYDAKMAHNAERAFPVIKQVHEDERNNFERISVPFTDGNKTLQVVTNLEKAYETEGKQLVKDFEKNITLAIIDDAWKTHLRKMDELKQSVQLAVHEQKDPLLIYKFEAFELFKEMLENVNRDVISFLFKGEIPQSQAPNIHEARQVRQREQVETKKEEIPNMDERAAQSRATAQNQRQPDITETIMRDKPKIGRNDKVTVKNVMSGENKTMKYKQAIPLLDKGDWVLVDE, from the coding sequence ATGAGTTTTTTAGATTCTGTATTGAAGGTGTTTGTAGGCGACAAGTCTAAAAAAGACATCAAGGAAATACAACCACTAGTTAACAAGATCAAGGCTTTAGAACCTGAAATGGAAAAGTTAAGCCTCGATCAACTTCGAGATAAAACCGCCCAGTTCAAAAAGAAAATTCACGATTCAACCGCAGACGTTGATGGGCAGGTTGAAAAACTTACCAAAGAAGCCGACGAGACCGACGATATTACCCGAAAGGAAGACATCTACGCAGAGATCGATGCCTTGAAAGAGCAGGCTTACCAAATCTCTGAAGGCATCCTGAACGATATTCTCCCCGAGGCTTTTGCCGTGGTGAAGGAAACCGCCAAGCGCTTCTTTCATAATCCGCAATTGCGTGTAACGGCCAGTGCTTTCGACCGTGAAATTTCCGCAGAGAAAGACTATGTGAACCTGGACGGCGATGATGCGATCTGGAACAATTCATGGGATGCAGCTGGAAAAGCAGTAACCTGGGATATGATCCATTACGACGTGCAGCTCATTGGTGGTATCGCCATGCACCAGGGCAAAATTGCAGAAATGCAGACTGGTGAAGGTAAAACCCTTGTGGCCACCCTTCCGGTTTACCTCAACGCGCTTACCGGCCGTGGAGTACACCTGGTAACCGTAAACGATTATCTTGCGAAAAGGGATAGCGCCTGGATGGCTCCTCTTTTCGAGTTTCACGGTTTAAGAGTAGATTGTATTGATTACCATCGCCCTAATTCAGCTGCCAGAAGAAAGGCCTATAATGCGGATATTACCTACGGAACGAATAACGAATTTGGTTTTGACTACCTGAGAGATAATATGTCTCATTCGCCAGATGACCTGGTGCAGCGTTTTCATAACTACGCGATCGTGGATGAGGTTGATTCGGTTTTGATCGATGACGCCCGAACTCCTTTGATCATTTCCGGGCCGGTTCCAAAAGGCGATACCCATGAATTTATGGAACTGAAGCCTGCGATCTCCAATATCGTGGAGGTACAGAAAAAATATCTTACCAAGGTACTCGCCGAAGCTAGGAGACTGATCAAGGAAGGTGACACCAAAGAAGGAGGTTTTCAGCTGCTTAGAGTGTATCGAGGACTTCCGAAGAATAAAGCGCTGATCAAATTCCTTTCAGAAGAAGGTGTGAAACAGTTGCTTCAGAAGACCGAGAATCATTACATGCAGGATAATAACCGCGAAATGCCGAAGGTCGATTCGGAACTGTATTTCGTGATCGAGGAAAAAAACAACCAGATCGATCTTACCGATAAAGGGATCGAATTCCTTTCCGGAAAAGACGATCCAGATTTCTTCGTGATGCCTGAAATTGGAATGGAAATAGCCAAAATTGAGAATGAAGGCCTTTCCAAAGAAGAAGAAGCGGAGAAAAAAGAAGAACTTTTCAGAGATTACAGCGTGAAAAGTGAGCGTATTCACACGCTTCGCCAGTTATTAAAAGCCTATACGCTTTTCGAAAAAGATACAGAGTATGTCGTGATAGACAATAAAGTGAAGATCGTTGATGAGCAAACCGGTCGGATCATGGAAGGTCGTCGTTACAGCGATGGACTTCACCAGGCGATTGAAGCCAAGGAAAATGTAAAGATCGAAGATGCTACGCAAACCTTTGCTACTGTCACGCTTCAGAATTACTTCAGAATGTATAACAAACTCTCTGGTATGACGGGTACTGCAGTAACCGAAGCCGGGGAATTCTGGGAGATCTATGAACTGGATGTGGTGGAAATTCCTACCAACAGGCCTATCGCCCGCCAGGACAAAGACGACCTGGTCTATAAAACAAAAAGAGAAAAATACAATGCGGTCATCGATCATGTAACTGATCTTTCCCGTGCCGGTAGACCGGTGCTTATTGGTACGACTTCCGTGGAAATTTCAGAATTACTGAGCCGTATGCTGAAATTGCGAAACGTACCACATAACGTACTAAATGCCAAATTGCATAAAAAAGAGGCCGATATCGTGGCTGAAGCAGGTAAATCTGGCGTGGTGACCATCGCCACCAACATGGCCGGTCGTGGTACGGATATTAAACTGACTCCAGATGTGAAAGAAGCGGGTGGATTGGCCATTATTGGTACCGAGCGTCACGATTCCCGTAGGGTAGACAGGCAGTTAAGAGGTCGTTCCGGTAGACAGGGTGACCCGGGAAGTTCCCAATTCTATGTGTCCCTGGAAGATAACCTGATGCGTTTATTCGGTTCTGAAAGGATCGCGAAACTGATGGACCGTATGGGCTTGGAAGAAGGAGAAGTGATCCAGCACGGAATGATTTCCAAATCCATCGAACGCGCCCAGAAGAAAGTGGAAGAAAACAACTTTGGGGTTCGTAAGCGTTTGCTGGAATATGACGATGTGATGAACGCCCAGCGTGAAGTGATCTACAAGCGTCGTTACCACGCGTTATTCGGGGAGCGACTACGAGTGGATCTTGCCAATATGATCTTTGACATTGCGGAAAGTATTGTGGAAACCAATAAAGCTGCGGAAGATTATAAAAACTTTGAATTTGAACTGATCAGGAATTTCTCTATGAGTTCTCCTGTTTCCGAAGAAGAATTCAAAAAAATGAACTCTCAGAAGCTGGCTGGAGAAATTTACAAAGCGGCTTACAAGCACTATGACGCTAAAATGGCTCATAATGCGGAAAGAGCCTTCCCGGTAATCAAACAGGTTCATGAAGATGAACGCAATAACTTTGAGCGAATTTCCGTACCGTTTACTGATGGAAATAAAACCCTTCAGGTAGTTACCAATCTTGAAAAAGCTTATGAAACCGAAGGTAAGCAGCTGGTCAAAGATTTTGAGAAGAATATCACCCTGGCTATTATTGACGATGCCTGGAAGACGCATCTTCGCAAAATGGACGAACTGAAACAGAGCGTTCAGCTGGCGGTACACGAACAAAAAGATCCTTTATTGATCTACAAATTCGAAGCTTTTGAGCTATTCAAGGAAATGCTTGAAAATGTGAACCGCGATGTGATCTCCTTCCTTTTCAAAGGAGAAATTCCACAGAGCCAGGCTCCAAACATCCATGAAGCCAGGCAGGTTCGCCAGCGCGAGCAGGTAGAGACCAAGAAAGAAGAAATTCCGAATATGGATGAAAGAGCAGCTCAAAGCAGGGCGACTGCCCAAAATCAGCGTCAACCTGATATTACCGAAACCATCATGCGTGATAAACCAAAAATTGGCAGAAATGACAAGGTTACGGTGAAGAACGTAATGAGCGGTGAGAATAAAACCATGAAATACAAACAGGCCATCCCGTTACTGGACAAAGGTGACTGGGTGCTGGTGGATGAATAA
- a CDS encoding DUF2795 domain-containing protein, giving the protein MYWTLELASYLSDAPWPATKDELIDYAIRTGAPLEVVENLQAIEDEGDSYDSIEEIWPDYPTDDDYLWNEDEY; this is encoded by the coding sequence ATGTATTGGACTTTAGAATTAGCATCTTATTTAAGCGATGCGCCCTGGCCGGCTACAAAAGACGAGTTAATAGACTATGCAATTAGAACCGGAGCACCACTGGAAGTTGTAGAGAACTTACAGGCAATTGAAGATGAGGGTGATTCTTATGATTCTATTGAGGAGATCTGGCCAGACTATCCAACCGATGACGATTACCTCTGGAATGAGGACGAATATTAA
- a CDS encoding cob(I)yrinic acid a,c-diamide adenosyltransferase, protein MKIYTKTGDSGETSLFGGTRVPKHHIRIESYGTVDELNSHIGLLRDQQVDETTKAELIEIQDRLFTVGSILATDPEKAVLKNGKERLNIPKITSADILKLEQAIDRMNEDLPPMTHFVLPGGHQSVSFCHIARCVCRRAERLATALYDIEPFDKMVLQYLNRLSDYLFVLARKLTKTLQAEEIKWIPKKEE, encoded by the coding sequence TATACAAAAACTGGTGACAGCGGGGAAACTTCCCTTTTTGGAGGCACGCGCGTGCCCAAACATCATATTCGGATTGAAAGCTACGGAACGGTGGACGAACTGAATTCTCATATTGGGCTGTTGCGCGACCAGCAGGTAGATGAGACTACAAAGGCTGAACTCATCGAAATCCAGGATCGCCTTTTTACCGTGGGAAGCATCCTGGCGACCGATCCTGAAAAAGCAGTACTTAAAAATGGCAAAGAACGCCTGAATATTCCGAAGATCACCAGCGCCGATATTCTGAAATTGGAGCAGGCAATCGACCGAATGAACGAAGATTTGCCTCCTATGACGCATTTCGTACTTCCGGGAGGTCATCAAAGCGTGTCATTCTGTCACATAGCACGTTGTGTATGCCGTCGCGCCGAGCGTCTCGCTACCGCGCTCTATGACATTGAGCCATTCGATAAAATGGTTTTGCAGTATTTGAACCGACTTTCAGACTACCTCTTTGTGCTGGCACGGAAGTTGACTAAAACTCTGCAGGCAGAAGAAATCAAATGGATTCCTAAAAAAGAAGAATAA